The DNA segment TGTGGCGCTGGCATCGATCATCTGCTTCTCGGTGCTCAAGTCCGGGCCAGTGTTGCACGCGTGGCTGATTCCGATTCTGCTGGCGATTACCGTACCGGTGACCACGCTGCTGCTGGCGCGGGCGGCATTGTTCCGCAAGCGAATGGCGGGGGATGATGTGCCGGCTGAGGTGAGTAGTCGCAGGACCGAGAGCGGTAGTTAGTTTCTACACCTATGGTGTCTGAGCGGGCCTCTTCGCGAGCAAGCCCGCTCCCACATTTGGAATGCATTTCCCCTGTGGGAGCGGGCTTGCTCGCGAAGAGGCCGGTGCTGCCAACCCATGAACCGGGTCAGATCCAAGCCACCGCCAACAACCCCGCCCCCAACACTAGGCACAACGGCGAATACACCCAGGTATCCAGCCGCGCAAACCGCGAATCCTTCACCTCTTTGAAAAACCCCACCAGATTCGAATCACCAATCGCCCGGGCAAACATCAACAATGCAATCGCACTGATCACCCATTGCAACGCCTTGTGGTGCACCGCCGGCATGCCCCAGCCGACCCGCATGCATACCAGCGCGGCAATCGCCAATAATGCTGCCGCCACCACCAAGGTAATCCAGCCTGACGGTTTGAACGCCGGTCGCACCGTTGCCACCAGACCTTGCACCGGCACTTGCGGTACCGCCGCTACCGCCGCCCATTGCCCACCCAGCGCCCAATACACATGTACCAGGGCGATCACTGCAAATATCGTCACCAGCCATTGAGCCAACACAAAGGTCATGGTCGAGAATCCTTTCCAGGGATTTGAACAAAACATCCTAGTTGGCATTTTTTGAAGTGCACGACCGATCGGCGGTACGGTAAAGTGCCGCCCCATGAAATTCACCCGTTCCGATCGCTCACTGCTGGCCTGGATGCTCTATTGCTGCGTCCTGTTCAACGTGTTCGCCTGCAGCATCGGTCACGGGCAAATGGTCGGAATGCAGCTCAACGGTATCGGCGGCCAGTTCTGTACGGTCGACCCGGCCACTCAAGCGCCGCTGGCCAGCAATCCCACCGAAGAGCAACTGCCGACCCTGTCCAAGGCGTTCGGCTGTCCGCTGTGCTCGGTCGGCGGCGGCATGGGCCCGGCATTCAACTCCAGCCTGACCCTCGCGGTTCTGCCCGAGCAACACAGCCCGCCGCTGGCACCCATCGTCAGCGCCGACCTCCCCGCCCGCTTCACCTGGCCTTCGGCCAACCCTCGCGCCCCGCCGCTCGCCTGAGTGTCTTTGCCTTTTTGATTTTTTCAGCCCACTGCGCCAACGCGCGGCGTTTGCCTGTGCGCTGATTCCTAGACAAGCATTCAGGATTCAACGATGAAACACATTCCTCTGCTGGCGAGCCTGTGCGGCTGCCTGTCCCTTAACGCTTGGGCGCAATCCACCGTGGATCTGGCGCCGATCACCATCGACGGCGAATCCACCAGCGAACCGGGCCTGAGCCTCGATCAATCCAGCGGCATGGCCTCGCGCCTCGGCCTCAACGTGCGCGACACCCCGGCCTCGGTGGCCGTCGCCAACCGCAACGACATCGAACGCCACGGCGCGCAAAACTTCCAGGACGCCGCCAATACCCTGCCCGGGGTCAATGCCAGCGCACCGCCAGGCTTTGGCGGATTCGTCTCCTACCGCGGCTTCACCAGCAGCCAGATCACCCAGATGTTCAACGGCGTCACCGTCTCTGGCGGCCTCGCCCGGCCGGTGGATTCATGGATCTATGATCGGGTCGAGCTGGTGGGCGGGCCTTCGTCACTGATCAACGGCGCAGGCTCGGTGGGGGGTTCACTGAACTACTTGACCAAACTGGCAACTCGCGACGAACAAGCCGCTGAAGGTCGCGTCAGCTACGGCAGTTACGACACCACCGAAACCGCGCTCGGCCTCAATCACGCGCTGACCGACCCGAGCGCCGACGTGCAGCACTACGCGCGGCTCGATGTCAGCCACAACACCAGCAACGGCTACATCGACCGCCAGGAACGCGATGCCTGGAGCGTGGCGTTTTCGTTGCTCAGCGACCTCACGCCGGATCTGTCGCACACCCTGGCCCTGGAATATCAGGACGAACACGAAGACAGCCCGTACTGGGGCACGCCGGTGCTCAACCCCAAGGCCGGCGAGTTGAAGATCGACAAACACAACCGCTTCAACAACTACAACGTCGAGGACGGGCGCTACGAACAGCGCACGATCTGGGTGCGCTCGATCATCGACTACCGGATCAACGACAGCACCACCCTGCGCAACACGCTGTATCACCTCGACAGCCAGCGCGATTACCGCAATCTCGAGACCTACCAGTACAACGCTGACAACAGCGCGGTGAACCGCTCCACCGCCTATCAAGTACGGCATCAGGGCGAGCAGAACGGCAACCAGTTCGAACTGCGCCACGACAACACCCTGTTCGGCCTCGACACCACCTGGTCCGGCGGTTTCGAGTACAAGGTCAACCAGACCACCAACTCGCCGCTGAATATCAAAGGCGCAAGCTCGGTCGACCCGAACAACTACCGTCCGGGGCATTTCTACGATATTCCCGGCACCAACCCGACACTGATCAGCGACAAGACCAACGAGGTCACCACCAAGGCGCTGTTCGTGGAAAACCGCCTGGCACTGACCGACAAACTGGCGTTGCTCACCGGCCTGCGTTACGACGATATCGACCTCGACGTGACCAACCATCGCACCGTGACAGCCGCCAACCCCAAACACCTCAAGCGCAGCTGGGAGCCGGTCACCGGGCGCGTCGGCTTGACCTACCAGTTCATTCCATCCGCCAACGTCTACGTGCAATACAGCACCGCCGCCGAGCAGCCGAATGGCACCCAGGACTTCGATGTTTCAACCGGCAAGCAGTGGGAAATCGGTAGCAAGTTCGACTACCTGGATGGCCGTGGCTCGGCGACGGTTGCCGCCTACACCATCGAGCGCAAAGACTTTGCTGTGACTGATCCGATGGACCCGACCAGCAGCATCCCGGTGGGTCAGCAAACCTCGAAAGGCATCGAGATCGCCAGTTCCCTGCGGATCACCGACAAGCTGATGGCCGAAGGCAACTTCGCCTGGGTCGATGCGCAGTACGACGACTTCACCGAAAAGAATGCCGCCGGCGTAGTGGTGTCGCGCAAGGGCAACACGCCAACCAACGTTCCGGACCGGGTCGGCAATCTGTGGCTGACTTATGATTTTTCGCCGCAATGGCAAGGTGGGGTCGATGCACGGTATGTGGCGTCGGTGTATGCGGATACGGCGAACACCATGACCGTGCCGTCGTACACGCTGTTCGGCAGTTTCCTCAGCTATAAGGTCGACTCGCAAACCACCGTCACCGGTCGGGTGCGTAATCTGACCAATGAGGTGTATGCCGAGTTTGCGCATGTTTCGCCGGCGTACTATCTGGGTACGCCGCGCACCTTTGAATTGGCGGTGCAGACGAAGTTTTAAAAGCGTAAAAGCTTCGCGAGCAAGCCCGCTCCCACAATTGGAACGCGTCCTCCTGTGGGAGCGGGCTTGCTCGCGAAGAGGCCAGCGGACTCACCACCTACTTCAGATCAGCCGCCACCTTCTCCGCCACATCCTTCGGCACCCACGCCTGCCACACCTCCGGATGCGCCTTCATGAACGCTTCCGCCGCCTGGCGTGGCGCGGTGTGCTTCTCGCTCATCTCGGCCAGCGCCTTGTTCAGCGGCTCGATAGGTAAATCCACCTTGCTGAAGAAAGCCGCGATCTGCGGATACTCTTTCTGGAACGGTGCAGAGACCCCGATCGACAGCTTCGACGCCAGCGAACGGGTCGGTTTCGGATTGGGGTTGTCGGCATCGGTCAACGTCTTCCACGCCTCGGCATCGAACGGTGGCTCCTCCAGCTGCACCAGTTTGAATTTGCCAAGCAGCGGCGTCGGCGACCAGTAATAGAACAGCACCGGTTTGCCCCGACGAATCGATGAGGTGATTTCGGCGTCCAGCGCCGCACCCGATCCACTGCGGAAATTGGTGTAATCGTCCTGCAGGCCGTAAGCGGTCAGTTTCTGTTTGTTCACCACTTCCGAGGTCCAGCCAATCGGGCTGTTGAGGAAACGCCCTTTGCTCGGGTTCTCGGGATCAGCGAACACGTCCTTGTATTTCTTCAGGTCATTGACGCTGCGCAAGTCCGGGGCCATGGGCTTGATGCCCTTGGCCGGATCGCCCTTGATCACGTATTCCGGCACCCACCAGCCTTCAGTGGCACCCTTGACTGTATCCCCCAGGCTGGCGACCTTGCCCTCGGCTTCGGCCTTGACCCACACCGGACTGCGCCCGGCCCACTCTTCGCCAATGACCTGAATGTCATTGTTGGCCAGAGCGGTTTCCAGGGTGATGGTGGTGCCCGGCAGCGTATCGGTCGGCAGGCCATAGCCCTTCTCGACGATGATCCGCAGAACATCGGTGATCAGGCTGCCGCTTTCCCAGTTCAGGTCGGCAAAATGGATGGGCGTTTGCGCCGCCGTCACCGGTTGCGCCGATGTCAGCACACCGAACGTGACCACGCTGGCGGCCAGTAACCGTCGAAATCCTTTCATGCTTTTGCACCTCGTGCTGTTCACAGCAATAGCAGGATGGCCTGGCAGAAGACCGCAAGCCTCTGAATACTCAGTCAACTGACTGTAGCCGAGGTTCCTGCTTTTTCCGGGACCGGTTCCCGACGAGGTTATGTTTCAGACTTTTCCTGCAAGCTTTGCAGCTCGCGTCTGACCATGCTGGCGTATTCCGCAGGCCGCAAGGCGTAGATCTGCGCAGCCACCCAGTTCAGCCACGCGCCCTGCAACTCGGCTTTGGCCTGAAACAGCCGCAAGGCCTCTTCACGCGCGCGGTCGAGGTTCTGCGAATGGAAGTCGGCGCGACTCAAACCACCGCTCACTCGCTGGCCTTGAACGTGATCAGTTCGCCCTTGCGCCACTTCGCCGCTTTACCGGTCACGGCTTTCAGGGTCTTGGTCAGGCCTTCCTGCAATTGCTGATGCGCGGCAAACACCGTCACCACGCTATGGCCTTCCTTGAACAGGATCGCGTGTCCGTCCGCGGTATCGACAAAGGCATAGTCGCCCAGGCCATACACCGTCAGTTTGATTTCGCGAAAGCGAATATCCATCTTGCCGCCTTCACGGCTGGGCAGAACGGCAGCGCTGAAATGATCGCCGACCTTGAGCTTGAGCCCCGGTTTGTCATCGACTACCAACGCACTTTCGGTGTCGATCTCGGCCACATAAATGCCTTCGGCGTTCTGTTCGGTGATGTAAACAAAACGCGATTGAAACTGCTTGACCAGCTTTGCACGCAAATCACCCAACACGAACAAAGCATGCATATCGAGATTACTGACTGCCAAAGAAACATCCCCACATCTGAAAAGTACCCTGCGCCAAAACGCGCACGGCAAAAAAACGGCCAGGCCGATGCTGTTACCGAATGACTTCAGTAAACCTGAAACAAGCAGAACGCCCATTCATCGCGAGCTCGCAAGACTACTGGAAAGTCACGCGAGAAACTTGGCTCGACGTTCGCCAGGCCTTGAAGGAAAAGTCCTCACTTAAGCGTAGTGAAGACGGACTACAAACTTTAGGGAAAAAGCTGACGAAAAAAAGCCTTTTTCCGACATATCACCGGTAAAAAATTGCTTTAGATAGACACCTGTCGCCAACAGGCACTGGCGATTCTAGAGCAGCGATGCTCCTTCCGACTACCCAAACCGACCTGTAACCGTCGGCTACCCCATGAAAAGGACTTCATATGTGCACTCTGACTCACTTTGCCCAGCCTTCCAACCCCGGTATCGATCAACCTTTCGTGCTGCAAGGCGCTGACTTACCGGACCTTGCACCCTACGCACAAAGCGCTTACGCGCCGCGATTTCAGGTAATACCGGCGGGTAACGCGTTCTTTCATATCAAGGAATCGTCTACCGGACGTGTAAGAGGTTTCCGCGAAGACCATAACGAAGCGTGCGCCCTCGCCCGCTCGCTTGAATCACGAATCGAACTCTTGTCCAACGGCTGCCTCAGATAAAGAGCAAGCGACAGCGCCATTCCGGCACACGCAAAAGGAGTACACGATGGAACTGCCAGCATATGATTTGAAAACCCTGTTCGACCAACTGGGCCTGCCATCGGAAGACGGAGCAATCGACGATTTCATCGAAGCGCATCCGCTGGACGCCAACACCAAGTTGATCGATGCGGACTTCTGGACGCCGCAACAGGCGCAGCTTCTGAAGGAATGGCTGCGCGCCGACGGCGAAGAAGCGGTGATGGTCGATGAATTGAACGTACGCCTGCACGACGGCCGTTAATACATGTCAGTGCAGGCTGTCGCCAGGCTCGGCCATCAGTTGCGCGAGCCAGGCAGCCTTGCACTCCTCCGCCTCGTCGCGACTGGCGAACGCGGTGCCACGCCGCTCACCGTTGAGCAACACCACCCAGCAGACGCTGCGGCCCATCGCGCGCAATCCGGCGGGCACACCACTGCCAATCATCACTGCGACATCGACTCTGCACATACTGACCTCTCGACTTCATTAGCTACCTAACTAATAGCAATGTTAGTGACTTCGTCGCAGAGGAAACAGCAACGCCCGTGCACAGATTCATTGCACGAGCGGTAACAATCGATCAGCGCGGACTTTCCGGCTTATATCCCAAACGCAGACCGCCCCAATGCCGCCCCTTGACCATGATGGGCACCGACAGGTCATGCATCAACTCCCCGGTATCGCGGGTGTAAGTCTGCAGCAACACCGCTTGTTGATGGCTGCCGCAGCGAATCCCGGTGCGATCGGCGAACTTGCGTTTGGTGCGGTTGCCCACCGCGTCCACCTGCACGTCGCCAGTCAACGGCTGACTGAACGCCAGGTTGTGCGTCGGCACATAACCCTGCTGCGTGCAGGCGATGGCGAACACCAAGCC comes from the Pseudomonas sp. RSB 5.4 genome and includes:
- a CDS encoding Na+/H+ antiporter subunit G; this encodes MNAELSLWVEIPVAILLVLSGVFALIGATGLLRMKDYFQRMHPPALASTLGAWCVALASIICFSVLKSGPVLHAWLIPILLAITVPVTTLLLARAALFRKRMAGDDVPAEVSSRRTESGS
- a CDS encoding DUF3995 domain-containing protein; this translates as MTFVLAQWLVTIFAVIALVHVYWALGGQWAAVAAVPQVPVQGLVATVRPAFKPSGWITLVVAAALLAIAALVCMRVGWGMPAVHHKALQWVISAIALLMFARAIGDSNLVGFFKEVKDSRFARLDTWVYSPLCLVLGAGLLAVAWI
- a CDS encoding DUF2946 domain-containing protein → MKFTRSDRSLLAWMLYCCVLFNVFACSIGHGQMVGMQLNGIGGQFCTVDPATQAPLASNPTEEQLPTLSKAFGCPLCSVGGGMGPAFNSSLTLAVLPEQHSPPLAPIVSADLPARFTWPSANPRAPPLA
- a CDS encoding TonB-dependent receptor; protein product: MKHIPLLASLCGCLSLNAWAQSTVDLAPITIDGESTSEPGLSLDQSSGMASRLGLNVRDTPASVAVANRNDIERHGAQNFQDAANTLPGVNASAPPGFGGFVSYRGFTSSQITQMFNGVTVSGGLARPVDSWIYDRVELVGGPSSLINGAGSVGGSLNYLTKLATRDEQAAEGRVSYGSYDTTETALGLNHALTDPSADVQHYARLDVSHNTSNGYIDRQERDAWSVAFSLLSDLTPDLSHTLALEYQDEHEDSPYWGTPVLNPKAGELKIDKHNRFNNYNVEDGRYEQRTIWVRSIIDYRINDSTTLRNTLYHLDSQRDYRNLETYQYNADNSAVNRSTAYQVRHQGEQNGNQFELRHDNTLFGLDTTWSGGFEYKVNQTTNSPLNIKGASSVDPNNYRPGHFYDIPGTNPTLISDKTNEVTTKALFVENRLALTDKLALLTGLRYDDIDLDVTNHRTVTAANPKHLKRSWEPVTGRVGLTYQFIPSANVYVQYSTAAEQPNGTQDFDVSTGKQWEIGSKFDYLDGRGSATVAAYTIERKDFAVTDPMDPTSSIPVGQQTSKGIEIASSLRITDKLMAEGNFAWVDAQYDDFTEKNAAGVVVSRKGNTPTNVPDRVGNLWLTYDFSPQWQGGVDARYVASVYADTANTMTVPSYTLFGSFLSYKVDSQTTVTGRVRNLTNEVYAEFAHVSPAYYLGTPRTFELAVQTKF
- a CDS encoding ABC transporter substrate-binding protein, which produces MKGFRRLLAASVVTFGVLTSAQPVTAAQTPIHFADLNWESGSLITDVLRIIVEKGYGLPTDTLPGTTITLETALANNDIQVIGEEWAGRSPVWVKAEAEGKVASLGDTVKGATEGWWVPEYVIKGDPAKGIKPMAPDLRSVNDLKKYKDVFADPENPSKGRFLNSPIGWTSEVVNKQKLTAYGLQDDYTNFRSGSGAALDAEITSSIRRGKPVLFYYWSPTPLLGKFKLVQLEEPPFDAEAWKTLTDADNPNPKPTRSLASKLSIGVSAPFQKEYPQIAAFFSKVDLPIEPLNKALAEMSEKHTAPRQAAEAFMKAHPEVWQAWVPKDVAEKVAADLK
- a CDS encoding DUF2789 family protein → MELPAYDLKTLFDQLGLPSEDGAIDDFIEAHPLDANTKLIDADFWTPQQAQLLKEWLRADGEEAVMVDELNVRLHDGR